In the genome of Nyctibius grandis isolate bNycGra1 unplaced genomic scaffold, bNycGra1.pri S41, whole genome shotgun sequence, one region contains:
- the LOC137677223 gene encoding guanylate-binding protein 1-like isoform X1 produces MASKILMPVPVCLIENSQRKGLVVQQEALQVLSKVTQPVVVVAIAGLYRTGKSYLMNRLARQRKGFSLGSSVQSHTKGIWMWCVPHPCKPGHTLVLLDTEGLGDVEKGDNKNDTWIFVLTVLLSSTLIYNSKGTIDQQAMDQLHYVVKLSEHIKLKAAPEKSEDELKDSEKFVLFFPTFVWAVRDFTLRLELNGKEISEDEYLENALKLKAGSSPEIEHYNQPRECIRQFFPGRKCFVFDQPARKRDLDHLEELQDDEIEPEFLQQVEKFCSHIWEKSPPKTVRGSHLVTGKMLGKLAETYVKTIESGAVPCLESAVVALAETENTAAVKAAVTLYEDLMKRQVKLPMETLQELLELHTKCEQEALKLFMARTFEDNICYFQADLIRQVQQVKEKFCMDNEQASRVKCEAALKDLSQDMERRISDGAYSVPGGYKLFKGDEQALVGKYRDLPGKGVKADAVLQEFLQRKQAVAKVILNADVSLTEKDKELKSEQDRNERAEQEREVQRKKEAEEKQKVQDQLRSCEDHRLQLRKKLEESCAKQLEEHQKMMSHKSKEESALLNDGFSDKANYMQLVNRRLEQEYCTTKNSYMSWINIMISILMGLVSVVFSFLK; encoded by the exons ATGGCTTCCAAAATCCTCATGCCAGTGCCTGTCTGCCTCATTGAGAACAgccagaggaaggggctggtggTCCAGCAGGAAGCCCTGCAGGTGCTGTCCAAGGTCACCCAGCCTGTGGTTGTGGTGGCCATCGCAGGGCTGTACCGCACTGGCAAGTCGTACCTCATGAACAGGCTGGCTCGTCAGAGGAAAG GTTTCTCCCTGGGCTCCAGCGTGCAGTCCCACACCAAAGGTATCTGGATGTGGTGTGTACCTCACCCTTGCAAGCCTGGACACactctggtgctgctggacaCTGAAGGGCTGGGTGATGTGGAGAAG GGCGACAACAAGAACGACACATGGATCTTTGTGCTGACCGTACTGCTCTCCAGCACCCTGATCTACAACAGCAAAGGCACCATTGACCAGCAAGCCATGGACCAGCTGCA CTATGTGGTGAAGCTGTCTGAGCATATCAAGTTGAAAGCAGCACCCGAGAAGAGTGAAGATGAACTGAAGGATTCAGAAAAATTTGTCCTCTTCTTCCCGACTTTTGTCTGGGCTGTCCGGGATTTCACACTGCGGCTGGAGTTGAATGGGAAGGAAATCTCTGAGGACGAATACTTGGAGAACGCACTGAAGTTAAAGGCTG GTAGCAGCCCGGAGATCGAACACTACAACCAGCCCCGGGAATGCATCCGCCAGTTCTTTCCAGGTCGCAAGTGCTTCGTTTTTGACCAGCCAGCAAGAAAGAGGGACCTGGACCACTTGGAGGAGCTTCAGGATGATGAGATCGAGCCTGaattcctgcagcaggtggagaAATTCTGCAGCCACATCTGGGAAAAGTCTCCACCTAAGACCGTCCGTGGCAGCCACTTGGTAACAGGGAAGA tgctggggaaacTGGCAGAGACCTACGTGAAGACCATCGAGAGCGGGGCAGTGCCATGCCTGGAGAGTGCGGTGGTCGCCCTTGCAGAGACTGagaacacagcagcagtgaaagccgCTGTGACGCTGTATGAAGATCTGATGAAGCGACAGGTGAAGCTGCCCATGGAGACtcttcaggagctgctggagctgcacacCAAGTGCGAGCAGGAAGCACTGAAGCTCTTCATGGCACGGACATTTGAGGATAACATCTGCTACTTCCAGGCAGATCTCATA CGCCAGGTACAGCAGGTCAAGGAGAAGTTCTGCATGGACAACGAGCAGGCGTCTCGTGTCAAGTGCGAGGCTGCTCTCAAGGACCTCTCCCAGGACATGGAGAGACGAATCAGTGATGGTGCCTACAGTGTGCCAGGGGGTTACAAGCTGTTCAAAGGAGACGAGCAGGCACTGGTGGGGAAATATCGGGATCTTCCTGGAAAAGGGGTGAAG GCTGATGCTGTCCTGCAGGAGttcctccaaagaaaacaggCTGTGGCCAAAGTCATCCTCAACGCAGACGTCTCCCTGACAGAGAAGGACAAGGAGCTGAAAA GTGAGCAAGACCGGAATGAGAGAGctgagcaggagagggaggtccagaggaagaaggaggctgaagagaaacagaaggtgCAGGACCAGTTACGCAGCTGCGAAGACCACAGACTTCAGCTGAGaaagaagctggaggagagctgtgcgaagcagctggaggagcaccAGAAGATGATGAGCCATAAATCAAAG gaggaGAGTGCGTTGCTCAACGATGGCTTCTCTGACAAAGCCAACTACATGCAACTGGTGAACAGGAGACTGGAGCAGGAATATTGCACCACCAAGAACAGCTACATGTCCTGGATCAACATAATGATATCGATACTGATGGGGTTGGTATCTGTCGTATTTAGCTTTTTGAAGTAG
- the LOC137677223 gene encoding guanylate-binding protein 1-like isoform X2: MASKILMPVPVCLIENSQRKGLVVQQEALQVLSKVTQPVVVVAIAGLYRTGKSYLMNRLARQRKGFSLGSSVQSHTKGIWMWCVPHPCKPGHTLVLLDTEGLGDVEKGDNKNDTWIFVLTVLLSSTLIYNSKGTIDQQAMDQLHYVVKLSEHIKLKAAPEKSEDELKDSEKFVLFFPTFVWAVRDFTLRLELNGKEISEDEYLENALKLKAGSSPEIEHYNQPRECIRQFFPGRKCFVFDQPARKRDLDHLEELQDDEIEPEFLQQVEKFCSHIWEKSPPKTVRGSHLVTGKMLGKLAETYVKTIESGAVPCLESAVVALAETENTAAVKAAVTLYEDLMKRQVKLPMETLQELLELHTKCEQEALKLFMARTFEDNICYFQADLIRQVQQVKEKFCMDNEQASRVKCEAALKDLSQDMERRISDGAYSVPGGYKLFKGDEQALADAVLQEFLQRKQAVAKVILNADVSLTEKDKELKSEQDRNERAEQEREVQRKKEAEEKQKVQDQLRSCEDHRLQLRKKLEESCAKQLEEHQKMMSHKSKEESALLNDGFSDKANYMQLVNRRLEQEYCTTKNSYMSWINIMISILMGLVSVVFSFLK, translated from the exons ATGGCTTCCAAAATCCTCATGCCAGTGCCTGTCTGCCTCATTGAGAACAgccagaggaaggggctggtggTCCAGCAGGAAGCCCTGCAGGTGCTGTCCAAGGTCACCCAGCCTGTGGTTGTGGTGGCCATCGCAGGGCTGTACCGCACTGGCAAGTCGTACCTCATGAACAGGCTGGCTCGTCAGAGGAAAG GTTTCTCCCTGGGCTCCAGCGTGCAGTCCCACACCAAAGGTATCTGGATGTGGTGTGTACCTCACCCTTGCAAGCCTGGACACactctggtgctgctggacaCTGAAGGGCTGGGTGATGTGGAGAAG GGCGACAACAAGAACGACACATGGATCTTTGTGCTGACCGTACTGCTCTCCAGCACCCTGATCTACAACAGCAAAGGCACCATTGACCAGCAAGCCATGGACCAGCTGCA CTATGTGGTGAAGCTGTCTGAGCATATCAAGTTGAAAGCAGCACCCGAGAAGAGTGAAGATGAACTGAAGGATTCAGAAAAATTTGTCCTCTTCTTCCCGACTTTTGTCTGGGCTGTCCGGGATTTCACACTGCGGCTGGAGTTGAATGGGAAGGAAATCTCTGAGGACGAATACTTGGAGAACGCACTGAAGTTAAAGGCTG GTAGCAGCCCGGAGATCGAACACTACAACCAGCCCCGGGAATGCATCCGCCAGTTCTTTCCAGGTCGCAAGTGCTTCGTTTTTGACCAGCCAGCAAGAAAGAGGGACCTGGACCACTTGGAGGAGCTTCAGGATGATGAGATCGAGCCTGaattcctgcagcaggtggagaAATTCTGCAGCCACATCTGGGAAAAGTCTCCACCTAAGACCGTCCGTGGCAGCCACTTGGTAACAGGGAAGA tgctggggaaacTGGCAGAGACCTACGTGAAGACCATCGAGAGCGGGGCAGTGCCATGCCTGGAGAGTGCGGTGGTCGCCCTTGCAGAGACTGagaacacagcagcagtgaaagccgCTGTGACGCTGTATGAAGATCTGATGAAGCGACAGGTGAAGCTGCCCATGGAGACtcttcaggagctgctggagctgcacacCAAGTGCGAGCAGGAAGCACTGAAGCTCTTCATGGCACGGACATTTGAGGATAACATCTGCTACTTCCAGGCAGATCTCATA CGCCAGGTACAGCAGGTCAAGGAGAAGTTCTGCATGGACAACGAGCAGGCGTCTCGTGTCAAGTGCGAGGCTGCTCTCAAGGACCTCTCCCAGGACATGGAGAGACGAATCAGTGATGGTGCCTACAGTGTGCCAGGGGGTTACAAGCTGTTCAAAGGAGACGAGCAGGCACTG GCTGATGCTGTCCTGCAGGAGttcctccaaagaaaacaggCTGTGGCCAAAGTCATCCTCAACGCAGACGTCTCCCTGACAGAGAAGGACAAGGAGCTGAAAA GTGAGCAAGACCGGAATGAGAGAGctgagcaggagagggaggtccagaggaagaaggaggctgaagagaaacagaaggtgCAGGACCAGTTACGCAGCTGCGAAGACCACAGACTTCAGCTGAGaaagaagctggaggagagctgtgcgaagcagctggaggagcaccAGAAGATGATGAGCCATAAATCAAAG gaggaGAGTGCGTTGCTCAACGATGGCTTCTCTGACAAAGCCAACTACATGCAACTGGTGAACAGGAGACTGGAGCAGGAATATTGCACCACCAAGAACAGCTACATGTCCTGGATCAACATAATGATATCGATACTGATGGGGTTGGTATCTGTCGTATTTAGCTTTTTGAAGTAG